The following proteins are encoded in a genomic region of Jaculus jaculus isolate mJacJac1 chromosome 13, mJacJac1.mat.Y.cur, whole genome shotgun sequence:
- the Thap7 gene encoding THAP domain-containing protein 7 yields MPRHCSAAGCCTRDTRETRNRGISFHRLPKKDNPRRGLWLANCQRLDPSGQGLWDPASEYIYFCSKHFEENCFELVGISGYHRLKEGAVPTIFESFSKLHRTTKIKGHDYPSGPLDLSRRCKKRCSQGRGPTTPFSLPPPVDVTCFPVEEASAPATLPASPAGRLEPSLSNSYSDLLSPLGAQADEAGCSAQPSPERQPSSLEPRPVSPSAYMLRLPPPAGAYIQNEHSYQVGSALLWKRRAEAALDALDKAQRQLQACKRREQRLRLRLTKLQQERAREKRAQADARQTLKEHVQDFAMQLSSSMA; encoded by the exons ATGCCGCGTCACTGCTCCGCCGCCGGCTGCTGCACACGGGACACGCGCGAGACGCGCAACCGCGGCATCTCCTTCCACAG ACTTCCCAAAAAAGACAACCCGAGACGCGGCTTGTGGCTGGCCAACTGTCAGCGGCTGGACCCCAGCGGCCAGGGACTGTGGGACCCGGCCTCGGAGTACATCTACTTCTGCTCCAAACACTTCGAGGAGAACTGCTTTGAGCTGGTGGGAATCAG TGGGTATCACAGGCTGAAGGAAGGGGCAGTTCCAACCATATTTGAGTCTTTCTCCAAATTGCACCGGACAACCAAGATCAAGGGACATGATTACCCATCTGGCCCACTGGACCTCAGCCGGAGATGTAAGAAACG cTGCTCTCAAGGCCGAGGGCCCACAACTCCATTTTCTCTACCACCTCCTGTTGACGTCACCTGCTTTCCTGTGGAAGAGGCCTCAGCACCTGCCACTTTGCCTGCATCCCCTGCCGGGAGGCTGGAGCCTAGCCTTAGCAACTCCTACTCAGACCTTCTGAGTCCTCTAGGTGCCCAGGCAGATGAAGCGGGCTGTAGTGCCCAGCCCTCACCAGAGCGGCAGCCCTCCTCTCTGGAGCCACGGCCTGTCTCCCCATCTGCCTACATGTTACGTCTGCCACCACCTGCTGGAGCCTACATCCAGAATGAACACAGCTACCAGGTGGGGAGTGCCCTGCTCTGGAAGAGGCGGGCCGAAGCTGCCCTTGATGCTCTGGACAAGGCCCAGCGCCAGCTGCAGGCTTGCAAGCGGCGAGAGCAGCGGCTGCGGTTGCGGCTGACCAAGCTGCAGCAGGAACGTGCAAGGGAGAAGCGGGCCCAGGCAGATGCCCGTCAGACACTGAAAGAGCATGTGCAGGACTTTGCCATGCAGTTGAGCAGTAGCATGGCCTGA